The following coding sequences lie in one Mucilaginibacter sp. KACC 22773 genomic window:
- a CDS encoding S-adenosylmethionine decarboxylase family protein: MPYKPGLHLLSEFSTDKPNLLQSSAACRQLFNQLIDTYQLTKVGEVYHDFDGGGFTAVVCLTESHMSIHTWPEYGMATFDVFLSNYQKENDDKARAIYQGVIAFFEGVEIQKNEVKR; this comes from the coding sequence ATGCCTTATAAACCCGGATTACATTTATTATCTGAATTCAGTACCGATAAACCTAACCTGTTACAATCAAGTGCGGCCTGCAGGCAGTTGTTTAATCAGCTCATCGATACCTATCAGCTAACCAAAGTTGGCGAAGTTTACCACGATTTTGATGGCGGCGGCTTTACGGCTGTGGTCTGCTTAACCGAATCGCATATGTCTATCCATACCTGGCCAGAGTATGGTATGGCCACTTTTGATGTGTTTTTATCTAACTATCAAAAAGAGAACGATGATAAGGCACGTGCTATTTACCAGGGTGTTATCGCTTTTTTTGAAGGCGTGGAGATACAGAAAAACGAAGTGAAAAGGTAA
- a CDS encoding DUF4178 domain-containing protein, with protein sequence MAATLNPKAFPFSGEITCPGCQHSITLYDQIGCEAVVCPQCRSYLLFNDAGRPYVEEKIHVLKFKPVMPLGTTGTLKGVEYKLIAYMEKKEGATRYEWREYMLYNYAKGYAFLSEYDGHWSLIAGANFYPDLASVNCIYGNEAEYEGNTYLKYNAYSPVITAMIGEFDWDISAEKLRAKEFIDPPYMLTSEENIKKYVTDWYLGEYLEEAEIAAAFNIPVESLPEKIGIGANQPSKYKARWLAAYKISGIAALAFLLVQLSVIWLRPEKVLLSDTYALAMPPHVPDTSKHVSTALDSLRNRTAPAPADSLNSFAPDANGNYEFKSFKTPTFIIPDGPVPLEFELNSQVDNNWLSATVELVSEKDNQTWSISKDIEYYHGYEDGESWSEGSYTQTVLLSEIPAGKYHINIYPYAGTRDVSSLFIKVTESVTLWRNVLVTLLLLCLYPLYCWYRMRKFETNRWMNSDFSPYQKDDE encoded by the coding sequence ATGGCAGCTACACTAAACCCCAAAGCATTCCCTTTTTCGGGCGAAATAACCTGCCCCGGTTGCCAGCACAGTATTACTTTGTATGATCAGATAGGCTGTGAGGCTGTAGTTTGCCCGCAATGCCGGTCTTACCTGCTTTTTAATGATGCGGGCAGGCCTTATGTTGAGGAGAAAATTCACGTTTTAAAATTTAAACCTGTTATGCCTTTAGGCACTACAGGTACATTAAAAGGTGTGGAGTACAAGCTGATTGCATACATGGAAAAGAAGGAGGGGGCAACCCGGTATGAGTGGCGCGAATACATGCTATACAATTATGCCAAAGGCTATGCCTTTTTATCGGAATATGATGGCCACTGGAGCCTGATAGCCGGCGCCAATTTTTACCCCGATTTGGCAAGTGTAAATTGTATTTATGGCAACGAGGCCGAATATGAAGGCAATACCTATCTTAAATATAACGCTTACAGCCCGGTTATAACGGCCATGATAGGTGAGTTCGACTGGGATATATCCGCCGAAAAATTAAGAGCTAAAGAGTTCATAGATCCGCCTTATATGCTCACCAGCGAGGAAAACATCAAAAAGTATGTTACCGATTGGTACCTGGGCGAATACCTGGAAGAGGCGGAAATAGCGGCGGCTTTTAATATACCTGTTGAAAGCCTTCCCGAAAAAATTGGTATTGGTGCAAACCAGCCATCAAAATACAAAGCCAGGTGGCTGGCCGCTTATAAAATAAGCGGCATTGCCGCATTAGCGTTCCTGCTGGTGCAGCTTTCTGTTATTTGGCTTAGGCCCGAAAAGGTATTACTATCTGATACTTATGCATTAGCTATGCCTCCCCATGTGCCGGATACGTCAAAACATGTAAGCACCGCGCTTGATTCTTTAAGAAACCGCACAGCGCCTGCGCCGGCCGATTCCTTAAACTCCTTTGCCCCTGATGCTAATGGCAATTATGAGTTTAAGTCCTTTAAAACCCCCACATTTATCATACCTGATGGACCTGTACCTTTAGAGTTTGAGTTGAACTCGCAGGTTGATAACAACTGGCTGTCGGCAACGGTGGAGCTGGTAAGCGAAAAGGACAACCAAACCTGGAGCATATCAAAGGATATTGAGTATTATCATGGTTATGAGGACGGCGAAAGCTGGTCGGAAGGGTCATATACACAAACTGTGCTTTTGTCAGAGATTCCTGCCGGTAAGTACCACATCAACATTTATCCTTATGCAGGCACAAGGGATGTTTCATCGCTGTTTATTAAGGTTACCGAAAGTGTTACCCTATGGCGCAATGTATTGGTTACGCTACTGCTGCTTTGCCTTTATCCCTTATACTGCTGGTACCGGATGCGCAAATTTGAAACAAACCGCTGGATGAACAGCGATTTTTCACCCTATCAAAAAGATGACGAATAA
- a CDS encoding polyamine aminopropyltransferase, producing the protein MNKKLPVLLLVSVFIIATCGLIYELIAGTLASYLLGDSVTQFSTIIGVYLFSMGLGSWVSKYFDKNLLAWFIRIEILVGLVGGTSSSILFLVFESVSSFRIILYGLISLTGILVGLEIPLLMRILQNRFEFKDLVSKVFTFDYIGALIASLVFPLLLIPYLGLVRTAYLFGMLNVLVALITCINFRHEIKGAKYLQSASIISMLALLVGFVYANTITSFSESLTYSDTIIFSKSTPYQRIIITKKGRDLRLFLNGNLQFSSVDEYRYHEALIHPVLQALPDAKNILVMGGGDGLAVREILKYPQIETVTLVDLDKEMTKLFRTNDMLLKLNRRSLLSPKVTVMNADAFSWARAQHKTYDAIIIDFPDPSNYSVGKLYTNTFYAIVKHLLNPDGIMVIQSTSPYVAPKSYWTVEKTLQSVGLHTVPYHNYVPSFGEWGYIMAMTKPVYKVPGHYLPGLRFMSKACLEQMLYFPADMARVPAQVNKLNNQILVKYFEDEWSTVL; encoded by the coding sequence ATGAACAAAAAACTTCCCGTTCTTTTACTCGTATCGGTTTTTATTATTGCCACCTGCGGGCTTATTTATGAGCTGATAGCAGGCACGTTGGCCAGCTACCTGCTGGGCGATTCGGTTACCCAGTTTTCTACCATTATCGGGGTTTACCTTTTTTCGATGGGACTGGGTTCATGGGTATCCAAATACTTTGATAAAAACCTGCTGGCCTGGTTTATCCGGATCGAAATACTGGTTGGCCTGGTGGGCGGTACAAGCTCATCTATCCTGTTCCTTGTTTTTGAAAGTGTAAGTTCGTTCCGTATTATATTATACGGACTGATATCCCTTACCGGCATCCTTGTAGGGCTGGAAATTCCGTTGCTGATGCGTATTTTGCAAAATAGGTTTGAGTTTAAAGACCTGGTATCAAAGGTGTTCACTTTTGATTATATAGGCGCTTTAATAGCCTCGCTGGTATTCCCGCTGCTGCTTATCCCTTACCTGGGTTTGGTGCGCACAGCTTACCTGTTTGGTATGCTGAATGTACTGGTAGCTTTAATAACCTGTATCAATTTCAGGCACGAAATTAAAGGGGCTAAATATTTGCAAAGCGCATCCATCATCAGTATGCTGGCTTTGCTGGTTGGTTTTGTGTATGCCAATACCATTACCAGTTTTTCGGAAAGTTTAACGTATAGCGATACCATCATTTTTTCGAAAAGTACGCCATACCAGCGCATCATCATCACCAAAAAAGGCCGCGACCTGCGCTTGTTTTTAAACGGCAACCTGCAATTCAGTTCGGTTGATGAATACCGCTACCATGAGGCGCTCATTCACCCTGTATTACAGGCCCTGCCCGATGCCAAAAATATTTTGGTGATGGGCGGCGGCGATGGGCTTGCCGTGCGCGAAATTTTAAAGTATCCGCAGATTGAAACCGTTACCCTGGTTGATTTAGATAAGGAAATGACCAAACTGTTCCGCACTAACGATATGCTGCTGAAGCTGAACCGCCGCTCGTTATTATCGCCTAAAGTAACCGTAATGAATGCCGACGCCTTTTCATGGGCCCGGGCACAGCACAAAACCTACGATGCCATTATTATTGATTTTCCCGATCCTTCCAATTACTCGGTTGGTAAACTATACACCAATACTTTTTATGCCATTGTAAAGCATTTGCTTAATCCAGATGGTATTATGGTGATACAATCCACATCGCCCTATGTGGCGCCAAAATCATACTGGACGGTGGAGAAAACCCTGCAATCAGTTGGTTTGCATACCGTACCCTACCATAACTATGTGCCCTCGTTTGGCGAGTGGGGCTATATTATGGCCATGACCAAGCCGGTATACAAAGTGCCCGGTCATTACTTGCCGGGCCTGCGTTTTATGTCGAAAGCTTGCCTGGAGCAGATGTTGTACTTTCCGGCGGATATGGCCAGGGTACCGGCGCAGGTTAACAAACTGAACAACCAGATACTGGTAAAATATTTTGAGGATGAGTGGTCGACCGTTTTATAG
- a CDS encoding FAD-dependent oxidoreductase has protein sequence MKPTSRRAFILQAGLVTGAILLNGCIRRLSGGKPEYAHIKGKLAGPNAKAGHALRDKLPMPAPTTQQMVKTLIIGSGISGLSAARWLLKQGETDFQLLELEDHAGGNAYFGSNEVSAYPLGAHYIPIVNNDDKLLIDFLQEHQVITHFDEKGLPFYNEFYLCFDPEERLLINGHWQEGIVPDFGVTDNDRKQIIRFFALVTQLKNAKGNDSKYAFDIPLDNSSADDAYRKLDRISFKDYLKDNSFDSPYLLWYLNYCCKDDYGTPAQNVSAWAGLHYFSARKGTASNADPNAVITWPEGNGWLMKRLRETVKDHIKTGHLAYDVQIAAGGKVAVKVLDLKQNTSAVIYADKVIMASPQYVNQKLLKNTIRPGFDAGKLHYSPWLIANITVNKLPSAAKGMVLCWDNVAYNTASVGYVNANQQDIKLVEQQKVLTYYLPLCDKEPRIARLAAYTRTYEQWMDIVVPEMEQMHPGITECIEQVEFWLWGHGMISPSVGYIWGDNRQQARLPINNQVFFAHTDLSGVSIFEEAFHQGIRAAQQVLAHEHTTA, from the coding sequence ATGAAGCCAACCAGTCGCCGCGCGTTTATTTTGCAGGCGGGCCTGGTTACCGGGGCCATATTGCTTAATGGCTGCATCCGCAGGTTAAGCGGCGGCAAACCGGAGTATGCCCATATTAAAGGCAAATTGGCCGGCCCCAACGCCAAAGCCGGCCATGCCCTGCGCGATAAACTGCCCATGCCGGCACCCACCACACAGCAAATGGTTAAAACATTAATTATCGGCAGCGGTATTTCGGGCCTATCGGCCGCGAGGTGGCTGTTAAAGCAGGGCGAAACAGATTTTCAATTGCTGGAGCTGGAAGATCATGCTGGCGGTAATGCTTACTTTGGATCGAATGAAGTATCGGCCTATCCCTTAGGTGCGCACTATATCCCCATTGTAAATAACGATGATAAGCTGCTAATTGATTTTTTGCAGGAGCACCAGGTAATTACCCATTTTGACGAAAAAGGGCTGCCCTTTTATAACGAGTTTTACCTGTGCTTTGACCCCGAAGAGCGGCTGCTGATAAACGGCCACTGGCAGGAGGGCATAGTACCCGATTTTGGTGTGACTGATAATGACAGGAAACAGATCATCCGCTTTTTTGCCCTGGTTACTCAACTGAAAAATGCGAAGGGGAATGATAGTAAGTATGCCTTTGATATCCCTTTGGATAACAGTTCGGCCGATGATGCCTACCGGAAACTGGACAGGATCTCGTTCAAGGATTACCTCAAAGATAACAGCTTCGATTCGCCTTACCTGCTCTGGTATCTAAACTATTGCTGTAAGGACGATTATGGTACACCGGCACAAAATGTGAGCGCCTGGGCAGGGCTGCACTATTTTTCGGCCCGCAAAGGCACTGCGTCCAACGCCGATCCAAACGCTGTAATTACCTGGCCCGAAGGTAACGGCTGGCTTATGAAACGCCTGCGCGAAACAGTAAAAGACCATATTAAAACGGGCCACCTGGCTTACGATGTCCAAATAGCAGCAGGTGGCAAGGTCGCGGTAAAGGTGCTCGACCTGAAACAAAATACATCCGCTGTTATTTATGCGGATAAGGTGATCATGGCATCGCCACAGTATGTTAACCAAAAGTTGCTGAAAAATACTATACGTCCGGGGTTTGATGCGGGTAAGCTGCATTATTCGCCATGGCTTATTGCTAATATTACGGTTAATAAATTACCCTCGGCAGCCAAAGGCATGGTGCTGTGCTGGGATAATGTGGCCTACAATACGGCGTCGGTAGGGTATGTAAATGCCAACCAACAGGATATTAAACTGGTAGAACAACAAAAGGTGCTTACCTACTATTTGCCCCTTTGCGATAAAGAACCCCGCATTGCGCGGCTGGCAGCTTATACCCGCACCTATGAGCAATGGATGGATATTGTGGTACCCGAAATGGAGCAAATGCACCCCGGTATAACTGAGTGTATTGAGCAGGTGGAGTTTTGGCTGTGGGGCCACGGCATGATTAGTCCGTCGGTCGGTTATATTTGGGGCGATAACAGGCAGCAGGCGCGGTTGCCCATCAACAACCAGGTATTTTTTGCGCATACCGATCTGAGCGGGGTATCTATTTTCGAGGAAGCATTTCACCAGGGCATTAGGGCAGCACAACAGGTTTTAGCACATGAGCATACAACAGCATAA
- a CDS encoding DinB family protein: MRKSIEIILKPRLMVLNSIKDLSPEQLNLVPQGFNNNIIWNLAHMISAQQGICYTRAGLPIVTDDKFYTPYRPDTKPTDFIGEEDIATIKELFVSTIEQLETDLDNGIFANYGAFTTRYGVELDSIDTAVAFLPFHEGLHAGYIMSLKKFMPKG; this comes from the coding sequence ATGCGTAAATCGATAGAAATTATACTTAAACCGCGCCTCATGGTACTTAACTCCATAAAAGACCTAAGTCCCGAGCAATTGAACCTGGTACCACAGGGATTCAACAACAACATTATCTGGAACTTAGCACACATGATATCGGCCCAGCAAGGCATTTGCTATACCCGGGCGGGTTTGCCAATTGTCACCGATGATAAATTTTATACCCCATACCGCCCAGATACCAAACCCACTGATTTTATAGGCGAAGAAGATATCGCAACCATCAAAGAGTTATTCGTATCTACTATAGAACAACTGGAAACCGACCTGGATAACGGCATTTTTGCCAATTATGGTGCCTTCACCACCCGATATGGTGTCGAGCTTGATTCGATAGATACGGCGGTGGCATTTTTGCCTTTTCATGAGGGTTTGCATGCCGGGTACATCATGTCGCTGAAGAAGTTTATGCCGAAGGGATAA